The Alcaligenes aquatilis genome contains the following window.
CTGGAAAGCGCGTGGTTGGCGTACTGCGGATAAAAAACCCGTCAAAAATGCCGATCTGTGGCAGGAGCTGGATCAACAGGCGGCCAAGCACGAGTTGACCTGGTTATGGGTGCGTGGTCACGCAGGCGACCCTGGTAATGAGCGGGCGGACCAATTGGCCAATGAAGGGGTGGAAATAGCCAGGCAGTTATAAAGGCCCGGGCGAAGGTCGAACTCGCTGATAGTACTATTAGCCACCCGTCATATTTTGTCAGATAGCTTTACCGGCCTGGCCGGTCAGGATAAGCCGCCCATGATTCTCACGCTGCGCCTCACGATTTTTTCTTTGTTCATCGTACTGTTTGTCAGTAGTACGCCCAGTTGGGCGCAGTCTGACGCCACGCGGGTGGAAGTGCTGCCAGTGCGGCAAACTGAATTGATTCGTGATGTGGCGGCGGTCGGGACCCTGGTTGCCAGAGAGTCCGTCATGTTGCGCCCCGAGATCAGTGGTCGTATTTCAGCCATCAGTTTTGAAGAGGGCCAGCCCATCAAGAAAGGGCAGGTACTGATTCAGTTGGACCCGGCCATGGCGCAGGCGCAGTTAAATCAGGCACAGGCAAATTTGAATCTGGCGAATAGCCAGCACAAGCGCTCTTCGGAGCTGAGCCGTCAGGGCTTTATTAGTCAGCAGGCAAAAGATGAGTCGGGCAGTCGTTTGGCTGTCCAGCAAGCCGAAGTGCAATTGGCGCGCGTGCATCTGGACAAGACCCGTATCCGTGCGCCGTTCGATGGTGTCACCGGCTTGCGCAATGTGTCGGTGGGTGACTACGTGGGGCCCGGCACGGATCTGGTGCAGTTGGAAGCGGTTTCTACCTTGAACGTGGACTTTCGTATCCCTGAACAATATCTGGCCGATGTGAAGGCTGGCATGCCGGTCGAGCTGCGCTTTGATGCGTTCCAGGGCCAAACCCGCCAGGGTTCGGTTCTGGCGGTCAGCCCGGCAGTGGATACGGCAGGCCGTTCGATTTTATTACGCGCGCAGGTGCCCAATGAAGATGGTGTCTTGCGCCCTGGTTTGTTCAGCCGCGTACGCCTGGAGCTGTCTCGCTATCAGGCCTTGATGGTGCCTGAAACCGCCTTGGCTCCTTCGGGGCAGGATCAGTATATCTATATTGTGAAAGATGGCCGGGCAGAGCGTCGACAGGTGCAGATTGGAGTCCGCGAACAAGGCTGGGTGCACGTAACTGGCGATCTGCAAGCCGGCGACAATGTGCTGGTGGCCGGATTGCAAAAGGTGCGTGATGGCGTACCAGTCGATATCCAGGAAGTGATCGACGTCCAAACACAGCCGCAGCGCTAGGGCACAGTCATGGTTCTCTCCGATTTATGCATCCGTCGCCCGGTTTTTGCCACGGTTCTGTCTTTGGTGATTGTGCTGGTCGGTTTCATTTCCTATGAACGCCTGACCGTACGCGAATATCCTGCCATTGATGAACCGGTGGTCTCGGTCATCACCAACTATAAAGGGGCCTCACCGGAGGTGATCGAGTCCCAGGTGACCAAGCCGTTGGAAGACCAGTTGTCCGGTATTGAGGGCGTGAACGTGATGACCTCGCGCAGCCGTTCCGAACGCAGTCTGATTAACATTAAATTCAATCTGGACCGAGCCCCCGATGCGGCCGCCGCAGATGTGCGTGACAAGGTTTCGCGCGCCCGCCGTTTCTTGCCCGATGAGGTGGACGAGCCGATCATCAACAAGGTAGAGGCGGACTCCACCCCGATTATTTATGTCGGTGTGGATACCGGCGACTACAGCATGCTGGAGGCCTCGGACTACATTAAGCGCTATATCAAAACGCGCTTATCCGTCTTGCCCGGTGCAGCCGAAGTACGCGTATTTGGCGAACGCCTGCCCGCCATGCGGATCGACCTGGACCGTACCCGATTGGGGGCCTATCAGTTGACCGTGCAGGACGTGGAAGACGCGTTGCGTAAACAAAACGTGTTGATTCCGGCGGGCCGCATCGAGTCCGATGCGCGTGAGTTTTCCGTGGTGTCCTCCACCGATCTGGAAACGCCCGAGGAGTTTCGCAACATCATCATCAGTCAGGCCGCCGGTTATCCGGTGCGTATCTCCGACATTGCTCAAGTGCGTATTGGGCCTGCCGAGGAACGGGTGTTGGCTCGCTTCAATGGGCAAAACAGTTTGAACATTGGCGTGACCAAGCAGTCCACCGCCAACCCGCTGGATTTGTCCAAAGCGGTGCGTGCCGAGGTGGAGCGCATCAACGAAAGCATGCCGGGCAATATGAAGCTGACCGTGTCTTACGACAGCTCCATCTTCATTCAGAAATCCATTGATTCGGTCTACACCACCATTGCCGAGGCTATCTTGCTGGTGGTGCTGGTGATCGTGTTTTTCCTGCGCAGTTTCCGTGCCAGCCTCATCCCTATCGTGACGATTCCGATCTCTCTGATCGGAGCCTTTGCCATCATGTACATGCTGGGCTTTTCCATCAACACTCTGACTTTGTTGGCCATGGTGTTGGCGATTGGTCTGGTGGTGGACGATGCGATTGTGGTGCTGGAGAACGTTTATCGCCATATTGAAGAAGGCAAAACGGCCATGCAGGCGGCTTTTTTGGGCGTGCGTGAAATTGCCTTTGCCGTGATTGCCATGACGCTGACCCTGGTGGCGGTGTATGCGCCGTTGGCGTTTGCCACAGGCCGTACCGGGCGATTGTTTATCGAATTTGCCCTGACCTTGGCGGCTGCCGTACTGGTGTCCGGTTTCGTGGCCCTGACCTTGACCCCCATGATGTGTTCGCGCATGTTGCGTCCGCACGGCACCAAAGTGGGCCGTGTCAGCCAGGGGATCGAGAACTTTCTGGTCTGGCTGACGCGTGGCTATCGTCGTGTCCTGATTCGCGCTCTGCGTTGGCGCTGGCTGGTCTTGTTGATCGGTGTGGCCGTTGCCGCCACCAGTGCGCTGCTGTTTACGGTTATCAAAAGCGAGCTGGCTCCGATTGAAGACCGGGGGGTCATTTTCGGGATTGTGAATTCGCCTGAAGGCGCCACGCTGGATTACACCTTGCACAATGTGGAACGGGTGGAAGCGCTGTATCGCGGCATACCGGAGACCGAGGGTTACCAGTCCATTATTGGTTTTCCAACCGTGACCGATTCCTTTGCGATTCTGCGTTTGAAGCCTTGGGAGGAGCGCACGCGTAACCAGCAGTCCATCGCGCGTGAGCTACAGCCGCATTTCTCGGCCATTCCTGGTGCGCGTGCCTTTCCGACTAATCCGCCCTCCCTGGGGCAGCGCGCGACCTCCAAGCCGGTGGAGTTTGTGATCATGAGTCAGGCTCCATATCCGGAGCTGGCCAAGATCGTGGACGGTTTTCTGGCTGAGTTGCGAGACTATCCGGGGCTGTTGAATGTGGATACGGACTTGCGCTTGAATACGCCGGAAATCCGTATTGATGTAGACCGCGACAAGCTGGCTGACACCGGCGTTTCGGTGGATGCTGTAGGCCGCACACTGGAGTCCATGCTGGGTGGGCGTCAGGTCACACGCTACCAGAGTGACGGCGAACAATATGATGTGATTGTGCAGGTGGATAAACAGGCTCGCTCCAGTCCGCAAAATATTCTGGATATTTACGTGCGTACCCAGGACGGTGGCATGGTGCAGGCTTCCAACTTCCTGAAAGTGCGCGAAAGCGTGTCACCGCAATCGCTGAACCACTTCAACCGTTTGCGGGCCGTGATTGTGGAAGCCTCGGTGGCACCCGGCTATGCCCTGGGTGAAGTTCTTGAACACATGAATGAGGTGGCTCGCAAGACCTTGCCTGAAACCGTGCAGACGGATCTGGACGGCCAGTCACGCGAGTTCCGGGACTCCTCGGGCAGCATTTATGTCGTGTTCCTGATGGCATTGGCCTTTATTTATCTGGTGCTGGCCGCCCAGTTTGAAAGCTGGCGCAATCCGCTCATCATCATGCTGTCCGTGCCCTTGTCCATGACCGGAGCCTTGCTGGCCCTGTGGCTGTCGGGCGGGACTTTGTCCATTTATAGTCAGATCGGTTTGATTACCCTGGTAGGCCTGATTACCAAACACGGTATCTTGATTGTGGAATTTGCCACCCAACAACGCGAAGCGGGGGCCAGTTTGTACAATGCCGTGGTGCGCGCTTGCGAGATGCGCTTGCGCCCCATCTTGATGACAACCGGCGCGATGGTGCTGGGTGTCTTGCCGCTGGCCTACGCTTCCGGGGCAGGTGCCGAATCCCGCCAGCAAATTGGCTGGGTGCTGGTAGGCGGCTTGTCCCTGGGTACCTTGCTGACCTTGTTTGTGGTGCCCGTGGCCTACACGCTGATTGCAGGCAAGCAAGAAGGGCAGGACAAGCAACTGGAATTGATTGACAAGCCCCAGGCCTCTGTCTGAACCTGTGGTTCTGGTCTGCGGGGAAGCGGCTCGTACCGCCTCCTTGTTCAGTGCCATTACCGTGATTGAATATGTAGGGAAAGTGAATGCGTCAAATTATTCTGGATACTGAAACCACCGGTCTGGAGCCACGCGAGGGGCACCGAATTGTTGAAGTGGGTGGGGTCGAGTTGTTCAACCGTAAATTGACGGGCCGCCATCTGCACTTGTATCTGAATCCGGATAGGGACTCTGATCCCGAGGCCTTGGCCATTCATGGTCTGACCACGGAATTTCTGGCCGGCCATCCACGTTTCAAGGATGTGGTCGATCAGGTGCTGGATTTTGTGCAGGGCGCGGAAGTCATTATTCATAACGCCTCCTTTGATACCCGCTTTCTGGACGCTGAATTGCAGAAGTTAGGCAAGGGACCGTTCTCGCAATACTGCGACAGCATTACTGACTCCTTGCTGGTGGCGCGGGAAATGCACCCCGGCAAGCGCAACTCTCTGGATGCCTTGTGCGAACGCTACGGTATTTCCAACTCTCACCGTACCTTGCACGGCGCTTTGCTGGACTCGGAATTGTTGGCCGACGTCTGGCTGGCCATGACGCGGGGTCAGGATGCGTTGTTGATGGACTTTGACGAGTCCGACAGTCAAGGTGGTGACGGCAGCGATTTGAGCCTGGGCAAGTTTGATCCCAGCGTGCTTAAAGTGCTGCGTGCGTCCGAAGCTGATCAGGCCGAGCACGAGAAATACATGGACGTGTTGGAAAAACAGAACAAGAAGCCGCCCATGTGGCGCGAGATGCTCAATCCAGCAGCAGAGTAACTGTTCAAGAAAAACAGCCGGCCCTGATCTTGTAAATCGAGCAGGGCCGTGCTATAGTTTTTTTCTTCGCAGCTTTTGCAGTTCTTAAAAGCTTCGGGCGGTTAACTCAGTGGTAGAGTGCCACCTTCACACGGTGGAAGTCACAAGTTCGAACCTTGTACCGCCCACCATCTCTTCCTTCTTCTATTTCCCCCTGCAGTTTATCTATTGCCTTTGTCTTGGGCGGTCTGTTCGCGTCTTGTCTTTGTGTTGAGCGCCGCGCTGACTATGGCTATAACTTGTGCAGGCAGCGTCATTCGGCAGGAAAGAGACGAGCTGGGGGGAACTTAAAACAAAATAGCTATTCTCCAGTTGATTGTTGATTGTTGATTGTTGATTGCAAAACGCCCAATGAATACTCATGGGCGTTTTTTTATAGCTAGGGAAACGGCGATGCCAGTAAAGGCATCGGCCTGCCTCTTACAACCAGGTCAAACCAATCGAAATCACGATACCCGAGACAATCAGCTGAATCAGGCAAAAACCCATGATGTCTTTGGCTTTCAGACCGGCAATGGCCAGTACGGGCAAGGCCCAGAATGGCTGCAGCATATTGGTCCAGGCGTCACCCCAGGCAACGGCCATGGCCGTGCGCGCGATATCGGCATCCAGTGCCTGGGTAGCGGCAATGACAACTGGGCTTTGAACTGCCCATTGTCCGCCGCCAGAAGGCACAAAAATATTGACCAGACCGGCGCTCAAGAAAGTCCAGAAAGGCAGGGTAGTGGCAGTGGCAAAAGACACCAGCCATTCAGACAGGCTGGTAGCCAGACCGGAGTCGATCATGATGGCCATGATGCCCGCGTAAAAGGGGAACTGGATCACAATCCCGGCCCCGCCGCGAATGGCTTCATTCAGACTTTTCAGCAGACGACGAGGGGTGCCGTGCAGCAAGATGGCCAGAATCAGGAAGGTGAAGTTGATCACGTTCAGGTTCAGCGTTGCGCCACGTAGCACGAAGTAGTCAAACAAGTAAGTCAGGCCTGCCACACCAATCACAATGGAAATCAGGCGGCTGTTTTCCAGACGGTCTGCAGGACGATCTGTGGATTGGTTGACGTCATCCGGCGCCTCTTCCAAGAGCTTGGGGTCGACATAGATGCTTTCCTGGTCGCTGGGCAGCATCAAGCGGTTGATCAGTGGCACCAGTATAAACAGGGCGATCACAATCGCCAGGTTAAAGAAGGCGAAGATGGTGTCTGAGGTACTGATGATGCCGATCTTGCTCTCGGAAAAGTGCCCCGAGGTCGCAATGGTCAAAGGCACTGAACCGGCCAGGCCGCCGTGCCAGACCAGAAAGCCTGAGTAGGCACTGGCAACCAGCAAGCGGTAGTCAACACGAACCTGACGGGCCAGCTCTTTGGCGAACAGGGCACCGACCACCAGACCGAACCCCCAGTTGATCCAGCTGGCTGCCAGCGAGACCAGGGTGACCAGAATAATGGCCGAACCGGCCGAGTGCGCCAAGGAGGCCAGGCCACGCAACCAGCTTTTTACCAAAGGGGTACTGGCCAGCATGTGACCAGTTAGCAAGACCAGCAACATTTGCATGGCGAAGGTCAGCAGCCCCCAAAAGCCATTACCCCAAAATTGGATGACCTCCATCGGAGAGCGCTGTTCGAACGCCATGGCCGAGACACCGGCAATTAGCGTGAGCAGGATGACGAAGATATACGGATCGGGCAGATAGCGTTCAACCAGGCGGACTGAACCGCGCGTCATGGCTTTAAACATAAATTGTGCTCCTGTGGATTTGCGCCGGTATTTGCGCGGGTCCTGATGTCTTGAAATCGGATTGGGTGCCCGTTTGTATGGGCGCCCTGCTGGTCGCATTTTGATAACAATGCTCAGTGCAGCCGTATTGTTGGCGAGAAGTTGCAAATTGTGAAGACGGGAAAACCTGAACCTTAAAGTTTTTGCTTGCTTGTCATCTTTCGCTATATGCTCTACTATATAGCGGTGTTTTCGAAAGAACCATCACTCATCGCTCGATGATGGGTTCTATTTATGGGCCCTTTGGGGCCCATTTTTTTTGCGCCACCGTGTGGTGTTAATTCATAAACCAATTAGAAAGATCGAATAGGGAAGTGGAATGAGACATCCGTCCAACCGCGCTACAGCAGCGCGTCAGCAGTTTGTCTGTTTAGTACCGCGCGCCTTGGTCTTGAGCATGATGGGGGCTGTGGCCCTTAACCAAGCCCATGCTCAGGACAACAAGGACCGTGTGTTTCAACTGGGCAAAGTGGTTGTTCAATCCAGCTTGGATCGAGAGGCGCCTTTGGGTGAGAGCGCAGTCAGCCAGGAAAAAATGCAGGCTTTTGACTTGCGTAATGTCGGTGCGGCTGTCAGCGTGCAAGCGGGTGTCACGGTTTCGGCAGGCGGTGCCCGTAATGAGCAAATGGTCTACGTGCGCGGCTTCGATTCGCGTCAGGTGCCCTTGTTCCTGGATGGTATTCCACAGTACGTACCGTACGACGGCTATGTGGACTTTACTCGTTTCACCACCATGGATCTGAGTGAAATTCGCGTGGCCAAGGGTGCAGCCTCCTTACTGTATGGCCCCAATATTATGGGTGGTGCCATCAACCTGGTTACCCGCAAGCCGGTCAAAGCATTTGAGGGTGAGTTCCGTGCCGGTTACGCCACGGGCGATCAACGCTACAGCGCCTTGAACGTGGGTACCAATCAGGGTTCCTGGTACCTGCAGGCTGGCTTGTCCTGGTCGGGCGAACGTACCTTCCCCTTGGGCCGTGGCTTTGAAGATCAAAAAGCACGTCCTACCGATACGGGCGGTATGCGCAGCAATGCCTCGCAAATGGACAAGAAAGCGTCCTTCAAATTGGGTATCACTCCCAATGCGACGGATGAGTACGTGATCGGCTATGTGAATCAGAAAGGTCAGAAAGACAATCCGGTCTACACCGGCGTGAACGATGCCAAGCTGGGTAAACGCTACTGGCGCTGGCCCTACTGGGACAAGGAAAGCCTGTACTTTCTGAGCTCTACCCGGGTTGGCGAGAACAACACCATCAAGACACGTGTGTACGAGGATAAGTACAAAAATGGTCTGGATATGTATAGTGATGGCCAATACGCCACCCTGACTGGCCCGACCAGTGAATACACGGACCGCACGCGTGGCGCTGCTCTGGAGTGGGTCAATACGAGTCTGGATGATCACGAGCTGCACTTTGCCTTGCATTACAAGCAAGATCAGCACCGTGATCCCAAGTCATCGGGCACTGAACGCTACAAGGACGTGACCACTTCACTGGCCTTTGAGGATCGCATCGCTTTGGGCGATCAGTGGCAATTGCGTGTGGGCGCCAGTCATGAGCGTCGCAAAGCCAAAGAAGCGCACAATTTTGAAACTGGCGATACCGACGCCACTAACGGTTTGCTGGAGCTGGGCTACGACTGGAGCCAGGCCATGCAGGTCTACGGCAGTGTGGCCTACAAGACTCGTTTTCCTACGATTAAAGACCGTTACTCCAGTCGTATGGGTTACGCCCAACCCAACCCGGATCTGAAACCGGAGCACGCCATTCACTATGAACTGGGCTTGCGTGGTCAACCTTGGCAGGGGGCGCAACTGGAATCGGCTCTGTTCCTGAGCCAGGTGCGCGACATGATTCAAAGCACCGTTATCCAGGCACCAGGCTGCGACAAGTACCGTCCAGTGGGTTTTTGTGATCAGGCCACCAACGTGGGCAAGGCCCGTCAAATGGGTCTGGAACTGTCCTTGCAGCAGGAGTTTTCTGCTCACTGGTCCGCTGGCTTGGCCTATACGTATTTGAACCGTCGCAATCAGTCTGATCCAGACGTCAAACTGGTGGACACGCCCAATCACCGTCTGTTCGCTCACCTGAGCTGGAAGCCTAATGCACAGTGGGAAGTGATGGGTTCGGTGGAAACTGAAAGTGGCCGTTACTACTCCTACGCGAACAACAAGGGTGACCAGATTTACGAAAAAACCCCCGGCTTTGCCTTGCTGGGTTTGAAGGGGATCTGGCGTCCTAACTCGGATATCACCCTGGAAGCCGGTGTGCGTAATCTGGGTGACAAGCTGTACCAATATAAAGAAGGCTACCCCATGCCCGGACGCGTTTGGTTTGTGGGTGGAAGCTATCGTTTCTAAAGCAGTGCTGTTATTGGCAGAAAAAGGGGGAAGGCCGGGATGAAGCGTCGTGACATAGTACGTGCCTTGGCGGCACTGCCGCTTGTGGCGCCTTCTGCCCGTTTGCAGGCCCGGTCTGAGCAGGCCGGGACCAGCACCCCGATCAGTCTGCCTGTCAGCGTGGCGGGCCAACTGCCCGATCCGGCCTACGTAGGCCGAGTGGTGGCCGCTGGTCCGCCCGCTTCTGTGCTGGTGTATTGCCTGGCCCCTCATACGCTTTTAGGTTGGCCTTTTCAATTGGCTCCGGCTGCGCGCAGCATGATGGATGCCGCTGGTTTTTCTTTGCCTTATCTGGGCCGTTTGGCCGGTCGGGGCAGTACCTTGTCCCTGGAAAGCCTGCTGGCCTTAAAACCCGATATGGTGCTGGATATAGGCGATGTGAATCCTTATTACGAGTCGGCTGCCAAGTCCGTGCAAGAGCAGACGGGCGTGCCTTATGTCTTGCTGGATGGTCGTTTGAACGACAGCCCGGCGCAGTTGCGTCAGGCCGGGCAGATTCTGGGGCAAGCCGAGCGCGGCCAGCAATTGGCCTTGCGCGCCCAAGCCATTTTAGACAGCGCATATCAAGCCGCCAGCCCCCGAGCCAAGGGCTTGAAAGCCTATTTGGCACGCGGTAATGATGGCCTGGAAACTGGTATGGGTCAGTCCATTCATACCGAGGTGCTGCGGCTTTGCGGCCTGACGGTCATGGGTGACGAGAAAACCGATAATCGTCTGGGCCGTATTTCCTACGAACAATTTTTGGCCTGGGACCCGGACATTCTGTTTGCCCAGGACGACGTTTTCTTTGAATTGGCGCGTACCCAAGCTCCCTGGAATCAGCTCAAGGCGGTGCGAGAAGGGCGTTTGTACCGTGTGCCTGCTTTACCTTTTGGCTGGCTGGATGGCCCGCCGGGAATCAATCGCTTAGCTGGTGTGATCTGGTTGAATGCCTTGTTGGAAGGTAGTGAGGCCATACCACGCATGCTGGGAGAGTTGCAGGATTTCTACTCAGCCTTTTATGGCATGTCTTTGGACAGCGGGCAGATCAAGCGACTGGTGCAAGGGCTGGACCCTTTGGGTTCAACGCAAAATTCATGAAGCTGGGTTTGCCCTACGGGCTGTTGCTGCTTTTTCTGGGACTGATTCTGGCCGTCCTGGTGGTGTTTGCGCTGGGGCAGGGGGCTTACCCTTTGTCGGGGCCGGATGTACTGCGAGCTTTAGCGGCTGGTTTTTCAAGTGACCCGGATACCTCGCAAAGTCAGGCGGTACGCGTTGTCTGGGATTTACGCTTGCCGCGTATTGCTGCGGCTTTGCTGGTGGGGGCCGCGCTCTCAACGGCAGGCGCGGCGTATCAGACCATGTTCCGCAATCCCCTGGTGTCACCCGATATTCTGGGGGTGTCCTCGGGCGCAGGTCTGGGGGCGATTCTGGCCATCTACTTGAACTTCTCCTTGTTTGGCGTGCAGATGGCGGCCTTTGTGGGCGGTTTGCTGGCGGTGGGCATTGTCTTGAGTCTGGCACGCATGCTGCGTCATCATCCACCTGTCCTGATTTTGGTCCTGGCCGGGATGGCGGTCGGCACCTTGCTCGGCGCAGCCTTATCGCTTATCAAAATTCTGGCCGACCCTTATTCCCAATTGCCCTCCATGACCTTTTGGCTGCTGGGCGGCTTAAGCGCGGTGCGCTCCTACGAAGTCTGGCCCGCTGCGTTGATGGTATCGGCCTGCATTATCCCGGTTTGGCTTTTGCGTTGGCGTATCAATGTCCTGGCTCTGCAAGATGACGAGGCCCGTTCCCTGGGCATGCCCGTCTCTGCCTTGCGTTGTTTGCTGATTGTTTGCGCCACCTTGATGACGGCGGTATGTGTGGCCTTGGCGGGCATCATAGGCTGGGTCGGTTTGTTGATTCCGCACGCGGCTCGTTTATTGGTCGGCCCGGATTTCTCCCGTCTATTGCCTGTCTGCTTGTTAGTGGGCGCCGCCTTTCTGTTGTTAACCGATACCTTGGCGCGCAGCATAGGCACGCTGGAATTGCCCTTGGGTGTGTTGACGGCTCTGGTAGGGGCTCCCGGCTTCTTGTTGTTGCTGGCTCGTGGTGCGAGGCAGCGATGAGCGAACAAGGCTTGGAAGCAATTGAGCTGGCCGTGGGCTATGGGCGCAAGCAAGTCGCCAGCAATGTGAACCTGCGTGTACAGACCGGGCAGGTCGTCTGTTTACTCGGCCCCAATGGCAGCGGTAAGTCCACTTTGCTGCGTACCTTGCTGGGCCTGCAGCCGCCTTTAGGAGGACGGGTGAAGGTGCAGGGCAAGCCCTTGGAACAGTGGCGTGCGCGTGCCTTGGCCAGGCAACTGGCCTATGTACCGCAAGCGCAGGATTCTGCCTTTGCTTTCACGGTAGAGCAGTGGGTCTTGCTGGGCTGTGCCAGTGAGTTGGCCTGGTATAGCCAACCACGGGCAGCCGACCGGCAATGGGTGGGCGTTTGCCTGGAGCGTTTAGGTATCGGGCAACTGGCTCAAAAACGTATTGATCAGATCAGCGGAGGGGAGCGTCAACTGTGTGTGATTGCACGTGCCTTGGCGCAGCGTTCACAGTTTCTGATTATGGACGAGCCTGCCTCCAGCCTGGACTTTGCGAATCAATTGCGCGTGCTCGATCAAGTCTCGCATTTGCGCCAGGAGGGCCTGGGTGTGCTCTTGTGTACGCATCAACCTGAACATGCGGCCCGCGTGGCGGACTGGGTGATCTTGTACCGCGATGGGGGCATATTGGCGCAGGGCCAGCCCTGCGACATGCTCAGTCAGGCCCGTTTGCGCCAGCTGTATCAACTACCAGCGCATGCTTTTGAACTACCGGATTGGTATGCGCGAGGGGGCTGATACCCCCCGAACTGGTCACATGTTTTTCAGGGCAGCACGGCCATATTGGTTGTTGTGCTCCACCACGCGGGTCAGCATGGACATAAAGGTTTGACGCTGCTTGGCGGTTAGCGGGTCCAGCAATCGTTCCTGGGCGCGGTTCATGCCACTACTGATTTCCTGCATGGCTGCCAGACCGGCTTCGGTGATGTAGGTCTGGCGAGAGCGGCGGTCGTCGGGGTTGATACGACGACCCAGCAACCCTTTTTCCTCCAGCCTGCGGATGACATCGGCCGAGGTGGTGCGATCCAGCCCCAGCTCGTAGCCGATTGTGGTTTGATCCAGCCAGGGTGAACCCATCAACACAGACAGGACACCGTGCTGAACCGGGGTCAGGTCACTTTTGCATTCCTCGTAAAACATGGCGTAGTGAATCTGGTTAAGACGGCGAACCAGAAAACCGGGCCGTGACCACAGTTTGTGTCGATACAGCTCGGCATTTTCTTCTTCCACTGGACCCAGGATGTCGGCCTCGTCGGCTTCCAGTCGTTCTTCTTGCTTTAGCTCGGCGTGATTCTTCATGGATAAGTCAGTCATCGATTGAGTGGCTTTCAGCCTGTTGCCAAAAGGGCAGCACACTGAAAGCGGGACGACCTGCAAAGGGTACGGCAGCAAGGTCGGCGTCTACAAGGAAAGCAGGGCTACGCTAGCGTGAACAGAAGCCCCGATTTCTGATTTGTAGTCTTGTCTACAGGCGCTGTCCACGCCCCAAAGTATATGTGATTTCCCGACTTGCTGAAAACAATAATAATCAGCATACTGATAGATATTGTTGGGGGGTCAAACGATTGACCTTATGTAAATCAATAATTTAGGGAAAATTTACGGTGAAACGTATTAAAAAAATAGCACTGGAGGAGCACTTCAACGCCGTTGGCTTTGAGGATTATTCCAAGGCCTTTGTCAAACACATTGACAGCGCCGACGCACGTGAACTGATGGCTCGTTTGCATGACTTCGATGCGCAGCGTCTAGAGGTAATGGACCGTGCCGGTATCGAGTACGTCGTGCTGTCGCAGACTGGCCCTGGGGTACAGGTGGAAAAAGATGTGTCCGTCGCGATCGAGCGCGCGCGTCAGAACAACGATTTCCTGGCGCAGCAAATTGCACACCATCCCGATCGCCTGGGCGGCTTTGCTACCTTGCCCATGCAGGACCCGGCTGCCGCCGCGCAGGAATTGACGCGCGCTGTGCAGGATCTGGGCTTGAAAGGCGCTTTGGTCAACGGTCACACGCATGGCGTGTACTACGATGGCCGCGAATACGATGCCTTCTGGGAAACCGTGCAGAAGCTGGATGTGCCGTTCTATCTGCATCCTTTTGATGCCTACGAAATGCCACACGCTTACACAGGCCACCCGGAGCTGGTGGGGGCGACCTGGGGCTGGGGTGTAGAAACCGGCACCCACGCGCTGCGCATGTTGTTCGGTGGTGTGTTTGACCGTTGCCCGGAAGTGAAGCTGGTGCTGGGTCATATGGGTGAAGGCCTGCCATTCCAGCGTTGGCGCTACGA
Protein-coding sequences here:
- a CDS encoding efflux RND transporter periplasmic adaptor subunit, which encodes MILTLRLTIFSLFIVLFVSSTPSWAQSDATRVEVLPVRQTELIRDVAAVGTLVARESVMLRPEISGRISAISFEEGQPIKKGQVLIQLDPAMAQAQLNQAQANLNLANSQHKRSSELSRQGFISQQAKDESGSRLAVQQAEVQLARVHLDKTRIRAPFDGVTGLRNVSVGDYVGPGTDLVQLEAVSTLNVDFRIPEQYLADVKAGMPVELRFDAFQGQTRQGSVLAVSPAVDTAGRSILLRAQVPNEDGVLRPGLFSRVRLELSRYQALMVPETALAPSGQDQYIYIVKDGRAERRQVQIGVREQGWVHVTGDLQAGDNVLVAGLQKVRDGVPVDIQEVIDVQTQPQR
- a CDS encoding efflux RND transporter permease subunit, yielding MVLSDLCIRRPVFATVLSLVIVLVGFISYERLTVREYPAIDEPVVSVITNYKGASPEVIESQVTKPLEDQLSGIEGVNVMTSRSRSERSLINIKFNLDRAPDAAAADVRDKVSRARRFLPDEVDEPIINKVEADSTPIIYVGVDTGDYSMLEASDYIKRYIKTRLSVLPGAAEVRVFGERLPAMRIDLDRTRLGAYQLTVQDVEDALRKQNVLIPAGRIESDAREFSVVSSTDLETPEEFRNIIISQAAGYPVRISDIAQVRIGPAEERVLARFNGQNSLNIGVTKQSTANPLDLSKAVRAEVERINESMPGNMKLTVSYDSSIFIQKSIDSVYTTIAEAILLVVLVIVFFLRSFRASLIPIVTIPISLIGAFAIMYMLGFSINTLTLLAMVLAIGLVVDDAIVVLENVYRHIEEGKTAMQAAFLGVREIAFAVIAMTLTLVAVYAPLAFATGRTGRLFIEFALTLAAAVLVSGFVALTLTPMMCSRMLRPHGTKVGRVSQGIENFLVWLTRGYRRVLIRALRWRWLVLLIGVAVAATSALLFTVIKSELAPIEDRGVIFGIVNSPEGATLDYTLHNVERVEALYRGIPETEGYQSIIGFPTVTDSFAILRLKPWEERTRNQQSIARELQPHFSAIPGARAFPTNPPSLGQRATSKPVEFVIMSQAPYPELAKIVDGFLAELRDYPGLLNVDTDLRLNTPEIRIDVDRDKLADTGVSVDAVGRTLESMLGGRQVTRYQSDGEQYDVIVQVDKQARSSPQNILDIYVRTQDGGMVQASNFLKVRESVSPQSLNHFNRLRAVIVEASVAPGYALGEVLEHMNEVARKTLPETVQTDLDGQSREFRDSSGSIYVVFLMALAFIYLVLAAQFESWRNPLIIMLSVPLSMTGALLALWLSGGTLSIYSQIGLITLVGLITKHGILIVEFATQQREAGASLYNAVVRACEMRLRPILMTTGAMVLGVLPLAYASGAGAESRQQIGWVLVGGLSLGTLLTLFVVPVAYTLIAGKQEGQDKQLELIDKPQASV
- the dnaQ gene encoding DNA polymerase III subunit epsilon, with the translated sequence MRQIILDTETTGLEPREGHRIVEVGGVELFNRKLTGRHLHLYLNPDRDSDPEALAIHGLTTEFLAGHPRFKDVVDQVLDFVQGAEVIIHNASFDTRFLDAELQKLGKGPFSQYCDSITDSLLVAREMHPGKRNSLDALCERYGISNSHRTLHGALLDSELLADVWLAMTRGQDALLMDFDESDSQGGDGSDLSLGKFDPSVLKVLRASEADQAEHEKYMDVLEKQNKKPPMWREMLNPAAE
- a CDS encoding short-chain fatty acid transporter, translating into MFKAMTRGSVRLVERYLPDPYIFVILLTLIAGVSAMAFEQRSPMEVIQFWGNGFWGLLTFAMQMLLVLLTGHMLASTPLVKSWLRGLASLAHSAGSAIILVTLVSLAASWINWGFGLVVGALFAKELARQVRVDYRLLVASAYSGFLVWHGGLAGSVPLTIATSGHFSESKIGIISTSDTIFAFFNLAIVIALFILVPLINRLMLPSDQESIYVDPKLLEEAPDDVNQSTDRPADRLENSRLISIVIGVAGLTYLFDYFVLRGATLNLNVINFTFLILAILLHGTPRRLLKSLNEAIRGGAGIVIQFPFYAGIMAIMIDSGLATSLSEWLVSFATATTLPFWTFLSAGLVNIFVPSGGGQWAVQSPVVIAATQALDADIARTAMAVAWGDAWTNMLQPFWALPVLAIAGLKAKDIMGFCLIQLIVSGIVISIGLTWL